From Camelina sativa cultivar DH55 chromosome 20, Cs, whole genome shotgun sequence, the proteins below share one genomic window:
- the LOC104770777 gene encoding uncharacterized protein At3g49140 yields MAVPGGFFSSTALLRHCPVSKTEEGGGSCFHVAPRRVFHPHRLNTNSGSGFLNCNRDYFTRTYLRKNRTQAIAEYLGSTSDPKKPTGKSSYHPSEDIRAYVPENPADSRLSPPVTARTIIEVNKKGTLMLSGLLGIGVHENILWPDIPYVTDQHGNIYFQVKENEDIMQSVVSSDNNYVQVIVGFDTMEMIKDMELSSPSGIGFGIEEIDDGESEVEYETKGDEDKREDKDDEEWVAVLEDGDEDDDYVSDSDESLGDWANLETMRYCHPTYFARRMAEVASNDPENWMEQPSAGLAIQGLLSRVVVEDYSDIQKHISDCKATCTDKNKDVENSGEKFEGISRPSGDESEILQVENSKNAISYYKLEIIRIQLITAQGHQTEVKVGDVRKAQPDAIARASDGIVSQLEENGDKLTDALRSLCWRHKGLQAEEVKLIGIDSLGFDLRICSGMQIETLRFAFSIRATSVHNAEGQLRDLLFASTPSKPQKPKQTSEKES; encoded by the exons atGGCCGTACCCGGAGGATTCTTCTCTTCCACGGCGCTTCTCC GGCATTGTCCTGTATCGAAAACAGAGGAGGGAGGAGGAAGCTGCTTCCATGTCGCGCCTCGCCGAGTTTTTCATCCTCACCGCCTCAACACTAATTCTGG GAGTGGATTTCTCAACTGTAACCGTGACTATTTTACAAGAACATATTTGCGGAAGAATAGGACTCAAGCCATAGCAGAGTATTTGGGTTCAACTTCAGATCCTAAGAAGCCAACTGGGAAGTCAAGTTATCATCCTTCAGAAGATATCAGAGCATATGTGCCAGAGAATCCTGCAGATTCTAGGCTTTCCCCTCCTGTAACTGCTAGAACCATCATTGAG GTGAACAAAAAAGGAACCTTGATGCTTTCAGGATTACTTGGTATAGGAGTTCATGAGAATATTCTCTGGCCTGATATACCTTATGTAACAGATCAGCATggaa ATATATACTTtcaagtaaaagaaaatgagGACATAATGCAGTCTGTTGTTTCTTCTGATAACAATTATGTG CAAGTAATAGTAGGTTTTGATACGATGGAAATGATCAAGGATATGGAGCTGAGCAGTCCATCTGGTATTGGTTTCGGGATTGAAGAAATCGATGATGGTGAAAGTGAAGTAGAGTATGAAACCAAGGGGGATGAGGAtaaaagagaagacaaagatgatgag GAATGGGTTGCTGTTTTagaagatggagatgaagacGATGATTATGTTTCGGATTCTGATGAATCACTTGGAGACTGGGCAAACTTGGAAACAATGCGGTATTGTCACCCTACGTATTTTGCCAGGAGGATGGCCGAGGTTGCTTCAAATGATCCAGAAAATTGGATGGAGCAGCCGTCAGCTGGCCTTGCTATCCAGGGACTATTGAGTCGTGTTGTTGTGGAGGATTACTCGGATATCCAGAAACATATCTCTGATTGCAAGGCTACATGTACTGACAAAAACAAGGATGTAGAAAACTCAGGAGAGAAATTTGAAGGCATTAGTAGGCCAAGTGGAGATGAGTCTGAGATATTGCAGGTTGAAAATTCGAAAAATGCCATATCGTATTACAAGCTGGAGATAATAAGAATCCAGCTCATTACGGCACAGGGGCATCAG ACTGAAGTAAAAGTGGGAGACGTCAGGAAAGCACAACCTGATGCTATTGCTCGTGCATCAGATGGTATCGTCTCTCAGTTAGAAGAAAATGGTGATAAACTAACTGACGCCCTCAGATCTCTGTGTTGGAGGCATAAAGGGCTTCAAGCAGAG GAAGTGAAGCTCATTGGGATAGATTCACTTGGTTTCGACCTCAGGATTTGCTCAGGAATGCAAATTGAGACATTACGGTTTGCATTCTCGATAAGG GCAACATCAGTACACAACGCTGAGGGACAGTTGAGAGATTTATTATTCGCATCGACACCTTCCAAACcgcagaaaccaaaacaaacgaGTGAAAAGGAATCTTGA